A genomic segment from Bosea sp. OAE506 encodes:
- the infA gene encoding translation initiation factor IF-1 encodes MAKEELLEFDGTVVEVLPDGNYRVKLDNDHVILAYAAGKMKKNRIRTIAGDRVVVEMSPYDLDRGRINFRQKTAGPAPSGPPRNQNFRRR; translated from the coding sequence ATGGCTAAGGAAGAACTGCTCGAATTCGACGGGACCGTCGTCGAGGTGCTGCCGGACGGCAACTATCGGGTGAAGCTCGACAACGACCACGTCATCCTGGCCTATGCGGCCGGCAAGATGAAGAAGAACCGCATCCGCACCATCGCCGGCGACCGCGTGGTCGTCGAGATGTCGCCCTACGATCTCGATCGCGGCCGCATCAACTTCCGCCAGAAGACTGCCGGCCCCGCGCCCAGCGGCCCGCCGCGCAACCAGAACTTCCGCCGGCGCTGA
- a CDS encoding DEAD/DEAH box helicase produces MTQFTDLGLAEQLLKALASEGYTTPTPIQAQAIPPILQGRDLLGAAQTGTGKTAAFSLPLIHRLLSQPRRMETRSVRALILSPTRELAAQIETSIRAYAQFTTIKSAVIFGGVPVGKQIRALGQHVDILVATPGRLLDLVDQRAVSLREIEYLVLDEADQMLDLGFVHALRRIATLIPKKRQTLLFSATMPKPIREIASAYLSDPVEVSVAPVATTAEKIDQRVIFTNPADKPSLLAKTLSVPEMERAIVFTRTKHGADKVVRQLEVSGIKSAAIHGNKSQGQRERALGAFRDGELRILVATDIAARGIDVDGISHVVQFDLPNVAETYVHRIGRTARAGASGVAIAFCTPEERGDLAAIEKLTRIAITPVGDVPYWDGRTPKKPPQNQGRGGRGQQGGGGRDQGRPQGERSGRPQSAKPAHAGAARSEAPRNDRPQRAEPQGQRKDAGSAKEGLGGVAFLQQRTQQPRTNGARRRAN; encoded by the coding sequence TTGACTCAATTTACCGACCTCGGCTTGGCCGAGCAGCTTCTCAAGGCGCTCGCCTCCGAAGGTTACACGACGCCCACGCCGATCCAGGCCCAGGCGATTCCCCCGATCCTCCAGGGCCGCGACCTCCTTGGTGCCGCCCAGACCGGCACCGGCAAGACCGCAGCTTTCTCGCTTCCGCTGATCCACCGGCTGCTCAGCCAGCCGCGCCGCATGGAAACCCGCTCGGTACGCGCGCTGATCCTCTCGCCGACGCGTGAGCTCGCCGCCCAGATCGAGACCTCGATCCGCGCCTATGCCCAGTTCACCACCATCAAGTCGGCCGTGATCTTCGGCGGCGTGCCGGTCGGCAAGCAGATCCGTGCGCTCGGCCAGCATGTCGACATCCTCGTCGCCACGCCGGGCCGCCTGCTCGACCTCGTCGACCAGCGCGCCGTCTCGCTGCGCGAGATCGAGTACCTCGTGCTCGACGAAGCCGACCAGATGCTCGATCTCGGCTTCGTCCATGCGCTGCGCCGGATCGCGACGCTGATCCCCAAGAAGCGCCAGACGCTGCTGTTCTCGGCGACGATGCCCAAGCCGATCCGTGAAATCGCCTCCGCCTATCTGAGCGATCCGGTCGAGGTCTCGGTCGCGCCGGTGGCGACGACGGCCGAGAAGATCGACCAGCGCGTCATCTTCACCAACCCCGCCGACAAGCCCTCGCTGCTGGCCAAGACGCTGAGCGTTCCCGAGATGGAGCGCGCCATCGTCTTCACCCGCACCAAGCACGGCGCCGACAAGGTCGTCCGCCAGCTCGAGGTCTCCGGCATCAAGTCCGCCGCGATCCACGGCAACAAGAGCCAGGGCCAGCGCGAGCGGGCGCTCGGCGCCTTCCGCGACGGCGAGTTGCGTATCCTCGTCGCCACCGACATCGCCGCCCGCGGCATCGATGTCGACGGCATCAGCCATGTCGTGCAGTTCGACCTGCCCAACGTCGCCGAAACCTATGTCCACCGCATTGGCCGCACCGCGCGCGCCGGCGCCTCGGGCGTGGCGATCGCCTTCTGCACGCCCGAAGAGCGCGGCGACCTCGCCGCGATCGAGAAGCTGACCCGCATCGCCATCACCCCGGTCGGCGACGTCCCCTATTGGGACGGTCGCACCCCGAAGAAGCCCCCCCAGAACCAGGGTCGCGGCGGGCGCGGGCAGCAGGGCGGCGGCGGTCGCGACCAAGGCCGCCCGCAGGGCGAGCGCTCGGGTCGGCCCCAGTCCGCGAAGCCGGCCCATGCCGGCGCTGCGCGCTCCGAGGCCCCCCGCAACGACCGGCCGCAGCGCGCCGAGCCGCAGGGCCAGCGAAAAGACGCCGGTTCCGCCAAGGAAGGGCTTGGCGGCGTCGCGTTCTTGCAGCAAAGAACACAGCAACCACGCACCAACGGCGCCCGGCGGCGCGCGAATTGA
- a CDS encoding cold-shock protein gives MNKGTVKWFNATKGYGFITPENGGQDVFVHISAVERAGLRELVEGQVVSFELVADRKTGKSSAGNLAVA, from the coding sequence ATGAACAAGGGCACCGTGAAGTGGTTCAACGCCACCAAGGGTTACGGTTTCATCACCCCTGAGAACGGCGGGCAGGACGTGTTCGTCCACATCTCCGCTGTCGAGCGCGCCGGGCTGCGCGAGCTGGTCGAAGGCCAGGTCGTGTCGTTCGAGCTCGTCGCCGATCGCAAGACCGGCAAGTCCTCGGCCGGCAACCTCGCCGTCGCCTGA